Sequence from the Candidatus Margulisiibacteriota bacterium genome:
CGGCCAGTTTTTTGGCAAGTTTTTGAGCAAGGCTGATCGGAAGAGGCATCAGTTCCGGCGTTTCGCTGCAGGCAAAGCCGAACATAAGCCCCTGGTCCCCCGCCCCCAGTCCTTCCAGGTCCTCTTTCACTACCTCGCCTCCGCGGATCTCCAGAGCGGTGTCAACCCCCCGGGCAATGTCCTTGGATTGTTCCTTGATGGAAACAAGGACGCCGCAGGTCTCATAATCAAAGCCTATCTCCCTGCTCACATAGCCGATATCCTTTATCGTGTTCCTTACTATAGAAGGGATGTCGACATAAGTTCCTGTGGTAACCTCTCCGGCAACCACAACAAGCCCGTTGGTGGTAAGCGCCTCGACCGCCACCCTGGCCGGAGGGTCTTTTTCTATGATGGCATCAAGAATGGAATCGGATATCTGGTCGCACATCTTGTCGGGATGTCCCTCTGTCACCGATTCCGAAGTAAAAAAATGTTTCTTGGACATAAAAACTCCTTTGTTTTACTGATTTCTGTGAACAAAAGCAATTTTATCACAGTTTGCCAAAGCCCTCAACGGGTGCTAAAATTACTTTGCGATGGGCAATTTGAGCGAACACTTCAATTCGAGGGATTTTGTGTGCCGGTGCGGCCAGTGCAGGAACGACATCAGGGTGCATCTGGGTCTGGTGGGCGCGCTGGAAATGATAGGCTTCAACTTTAAAAGGACCCCGAGGATAGCCTCTGCCTTCAGGTGCGAATACTATAATGACAAGCACAACATCGGCAAAAAAAATGCCCACAGCCAGGGCAAAGCCGCTCATATATACATAGACGGGGTCAAGCTTAACGACCTTTACAATTTTGCAAAAACCATACCCGAAATACGGGGGCTTGGCTATTATCCCGAAGAAAAGTTCATACATATAGATACCAGGTCCCTTGACAAGGGGGCGGAAAAGGACGAATGGTTTAAAGAGGGAGGAAAGATCCACCCCATGACCGCCGAGGCAAAGACAAGGTTTGGACTGCTCTAGCAGATGGATAATGACATACAAGGCTTTTTGTCGTACCTGAGGGACGAAAGAAAATACTCCCCCCACACTTTGAGCGGCTACCTGCTGGACCTTAGAGAATACTCTGAATTTTTGAAGGGAGATTCCCTGCCCCACCTTTCTATGACCAGGAACCTTGCGCGCGCTTATCTTGTCCGGCTGGAAGAAAAAAAACACGGCAGAAAATCGGTAGCAAGAAAGATCTCGTGCCTTCGCAGTTTTTACAGATATCTCGTAAAAGAAAAAAGGCTTGAAAAGAATATCTGGAAAGCCGTTTCGATCCCAAAGGCGGAGAAAAAGCTCCCTTCTTTTTTGTACGAAGAGGAGATAGCCTCTCTTCTTGAGGCTGTCAAAATAAATACTCCGCAGGGAATGAGGGACAAGTCCATACTTGAACTGCTTTACGCCTCGGGAATGCGCGTAAGCGAAGCGGCTGCGCTTAACCTTTCGGATATCGACCCTGAAAGCGGCGAGGTGCTGGTAATGGGCAAGGGCTCAAAAGAAAGAGTGGTGCTTATCGGCTCATACGCCAGGGCGGCTCTCTTTGATTATATTAAGTTGGCCCGCCCCAAACTCCACGGCAAAAAGGAGCGTAACAGGGCTCTCTTCTTGGGACGGCTTGGGGGCCGCCTGACAGGCCGCAGCATAGAGCGGCTCATAGCAAGGTACTCAAAGGCCGCGGGGATCGCCAAAAAAGTGACCCCTCACAGCCTGAGGCACAGTTTTGCCACCCATCTTCTTGAGCGGGGGGCCGACCTGCGCAGTGTCCAAGAGCTATTGGGCCACAGCAGCCTCTCCACCACGCAGGTGTATACCCATATAACCAAAGAGAGGCTAAAAAGTGTCCACACTAAGGCCCACCCCAGGGCCAGAGGCTGATTTGACACCCCGGCTCCGCTTGCCTTATAATGAAAACAGAAGATGAAAGCAG
This genomic interval carries:
- a CDS encoding DUF882 domain-containing protein translates to MSEHFNSRDFVCRCGQCRNDIRVHLGLVGALEMIGFNFKRTPRIASAFRCEYYNDKHNIGKKNAHSQGKAAHIYIDGVKLNDLYNFAKTIPEIRGLGYYPEEKFIHIDTRSLDKGAEKDEWFKEGGKIHPMTAEAKTRFGLL
- the xerC gene encoding tyrosine recombinase XerC, which codes for MDNDIQGFLSYLRDERKYSPHTLSGYLLDLREYSEFLKGDSLPHLSMTRNLARAYLVRLEEKKHGRKSVARKISCLRSFYRYLVKEKRLEKNIWKAVSIPKAEKKLPSFLYEEEIASLLEAVKINTPQGMRDKSILELLYASGMRVSEAAALNLSDIDPESGEVLVMGKGSKERVVLIGSYARAALFDYIKLARPKLHGKKERNRALFLGRLGGRLTGRSIERLIARYSKAAGIAKKVTPHSLRHSFATHLLERGADLRSVQELLGHSSLSTTQVYTHITKERLKSVHTKAHPRARG